In Mercurialis annua linkage group LG6, ddMerAnnu1.2, whole genome shotgun sequence, the following are encoded in one genomic region:
- the LOC126687471 gene encoding pollen-specific leucine-rich repeat extensin-like protein 2 yields MQIDWQPYTEDVISQLHPYFLDGAQFWRARVPLIYYHIIEWHQPDRVMAQFGLLQPIPEPPSQLHIHHTVQFRGSSSFQNTFSEYVAIWDSRELYVVQGPLLDHPPHFHSEYMEWYRRISRRWITHHGAETGSARDAMERIRLQSEAGSSIGTYARSYQLGTMEDRRDTQWPPPEPAVLPQPLPHIDPPTVDVQRIRGRRRDRARPHEATREMAENPMPPPVDFHGDTEDFVRQYYGSTTYYGSTSAQTQCPPAASFSVPPTDPLPAQHDFFGDTEDFIRRYPASSFTVPPASVPYVGPSFGEAQYITPLATPPPQFSQHPASAFTPFQATQTAQTPPPQTPTYLPTVPVFDDSWNFSSLTTPPSQRSRLMEGGYIPMLPGQDPGSSSRPTQSPSQMHFSLDDPWINSLVQDPQPFCDFQGMQAPSFSLGLGLDPSSQAPAPAPEVDDDDEIEDVASPVADSGERSSGPDGRRYRRLTDSQTSRRVNRGYDMRTRLRSPDRSDFTE; encoded by the exons atgcagATCGACTGGCAACCATACACCGAGGATGTTATCAGCCAGCTACATCCTTATTTTTTGGATGGTGCTCAGTTCTGGCGTGCTCGCGTGCCACTGATTTACTATCATATTATCGAGTGGCACCAGCCGGATAGGGTGATGGCGCAGTTTGGTTTGCTTCAGCCTATACCTGAGCCACCTTCCCAGCTCCACATCCACCACACTGTCCAGTTTCGGGGGAGCTCAAGCTTCCAAAACACATTTAGCGAGTATGTCGCGATTTGGGACTCCAGGGAACTGTATGTGGTCCAAGGCCCGTTGCTGGACCATCCGCCCCACTTCCATTCAGAGTACATGGAGTGGTACAGACGCATCAGTAGGAGATGGATTACCCATCACGGAGCAGAGACTGGATCAGCT cgTGATGCCATGGAGAGGATTCGCTTACAGTCAGAGGCAGGGTCAAGTATTGGTACTTACGCTCGTAGTTACCAGTTAGGCACCATGGAGGACCGGAGGGACACACAGTGGCCACCCCCAGAGCCTGCTGTTCTGCCACAGCCCTTGCCTCATATAGATCCCCCGACGGTCGACGTACAGCGTATACGAGGTCGTCGTCGGGATAGAGCCAGACCTCACGAGGCGACGCGCGAGATGGCAGAGAACCCTATGCCACCTCCA GTCGACTTTCACGGGGATACTGAGGATTTCGTCCGACAGTATTACGGGTCTACGACGTATTATGGGAGTACCTCAGCGCAGACACAGTGCCCACCAGCTGCATCATTTTCGGTACCACCTACGGACCCTCTCCCGGCACAG cATGATTTCTTTGGGGATACCGAGGACTTCATTCGCCGCTATCCAGCTTCGTCTTTTACGGTACCGCCTGCGTCTGTACCCTATGTAGGCCCGTCATTTGGGGAGGCACAGTACATCACGCCGCTGGCCACTCCTCCTCCACAGTTCTCACAGCATCCGGCTTCTGCTTTTACCCCGTTCCAGGCGACTCAGACGGCGCAGACACCTCCTCCTCAGACACCTACGTATTTGCCGACTGTTCCTGTATTTGACGATTCTTGGAACTTTAGCTCCCTGACCACTCCTCCCTCACAGCGGTCCCGACTTATGGAGGGGGGCTACATTCCGATGCTGCCAGGTCAAGATCCGGGCTCCTCTTCTCGCCCGACTCAGAGTCCCTCCCAGATGCATTTTTCTCTGGATGATCCTTGGATCAACAGTTTGGTTCAGGACCCACAGCCGTTTTGTGACTTCCAAGGAATGCAGGCTCCTTCTTTTTCTCTGGGATTAGGGTTAGACCCCTCCTCACAGGCTCCTGCTCCTGCTCCTGAGGTGGATGATGATGACGAGATTGAGGATGTGGCCAGTCCAGTCGCCGATAGTGGAGAGAGAAGCTCCGGACCAGATGGAAGACGTTACCGCCGTTTGACTGATAGTCAGACGAGTCGACGTGTCAACAGGGGTTACGACATGAGGACACGCTTACGGAGTCCTGATAGATCAGACTTTACTGAGTAG
- the LOC126685689 gene encoding protein IQ-DOMAIN 18-like: MGKVGATSWLAAVKRAFRSPTKDNNNHTKKTTRRREDQEQEDEEKKRGKRRWIFRKSSTTTPQETVIIQHSAEKTIAARIEEADAEQQRQALAVAMATTAAAQAAVATAQAAVEVVRLARPSIFAKHHSAAIVIQTVFRGYLAKRALKALKGLVKLQALVRGYNVRKRAKMTLQCMQALMRVQARVRDERCRLSYEGTTNSISNYSLSADNRNPISRDEISNADEWIQWAYEHQDSLEKIEEMLQETKEFGVKREADLAHAFTQQIWRPSRDTYASEGELEDNPRIRHHHHHQHQDPWTPWPNYRSRRASTDQRELIKTVEIDTCRPYTITTSHDHHYQQQRPSSYSVASPIPRVSPSKARTPPLVHSASPRCLRQYRIPNYMAATESAMARTRSQSTPRQRPLTPEREKMSSTTTTARKRLSFPVPEPVYTGGADHYNYGLKSPSYKGITDNGEYVRMDQKSYFNMSSCYTESIDDEVSPPRADDLTRWLR; the protein is encoded by the exons ATGGGAAAAGTTGGAGCAACTTCTTGGTTGGCTGCTGTTAAAAGGGCTTTCAGATCACCTACCaaagataataataatcataCCAAGAAAACTACTAGAAGAAGAGAAGATCAAGaacaagaagatgaagaaaag AAAAGAGGAAAAAGAAGATGGATTTTCAGGAAGTCATCAACAACAACTCCTCAAGAAACAGTTATTATTCAGCATTCTGCAGAAAAGACCATAGCTGCAAGAATTGAAGAAGCTGATGCTGAGCAGCAAAGACAGGCTCTTGCAGTTGCCATGGCCACGACAGCAGCTGCTCAAGCAGCGGTCGCAACCGCACAAGCTGCGGTGGAAGTGGTTCGGCTAGCTAGACCTTCGATTTTCGCTAAGCATCACTCGGCCGCCATTGTTATACAGACAGTATTCAGAGGATATCTG GCGAAAAGAGCACTTAAGGCGCTTAAGGGGCTGGTAAAGCTGCAGGCGTTAGTGAGAGGTTATAATGTAAGAAAAAGAGCAAAGATGACACTCCAGTGCATGCAAGCTTTGATGCGGGTTCAAGCTAGAGTCAGAGATGAACGTTGTAGGCTTTCTTATGAAGGAACTACAAATTCTATCTCAAATTATTCTCTTTCTGCTGATAATCGAAATCCCATT TCCAGAGATGAAATCAGTAATGCTGATGAATGGATTCAATGGGCTTATGAACATCAAGATTCATTAGAGAAGATTGAAGAAATGTTGCAGGAAACTAAAGAATTTGGGGTGAAACGAGAGGCGGATCTTGCTCATGCTTTTACTCAACAG ATATGGAGACCAAGTAGAGACACATATGCAAGCGAAGGAGAATTAGAAGACAATCCCAGAATCagacatcatcatcatcatcaacatcAAGACCCTTGGACTCCATGGCCAAATTACAGATCAAGAAGAGCTTCAACAGATCAAAGAGAACTCATCAAAACAGTCGAAATCGACACGTGTCGACCTTACACCATCACCACATCTCATGATCATCACTACCAACAACAAAGGCCAAGTTCTTATTCTGTCGCCTCTCCCATTCCAAGAGTGTCACCATCCAAAGCAAGAACACCACCACTGGTTCATTCAGCCAGCCCTCGCTGCTTAAGACAGTACAGGATACCTAATTACATGGCTGCTACTGAGTCAGCCATGGCTCGAACTCGATCGCAGAGTACGCCGAGGCAAAGAccgttaaccccagaaagaGAGAAGATGAGTAGCACTACTACTACGGCTCGGAAACGGTTATCATTTCCGGTACCGGAACCGGTATATACAGGCGGTGCTGATCATTATAATTACGGTTTAAAGAGTCCGAGCTATAAAGGGATTACTGATAATGGAGAATATGTTAGAATGGATCAGAAGTCGTATTTTAATATGTCTTCTTGTTACACTGAGAGTATTGACGATGAGGTGTCCCCTCCTCGTGCCGATGATCTTACGCGGTGGTTAAGGTAA
- the LOC126688261 gene encoding small heat shock protein, chloroplastic, whose protein sequence is MASSTLSWAGVPLVSRKGTASTNKSMVPCSVSFPRRCLNIGTGRRSPVSVVRAEQSGENKETSVDVHVNQGHQQGGSSTAVEMKPRRNLAVDMSPFGLLDPLSPMRTMRQMLNTMDRLFEDAMTYPVRTRTVGGLGGGELRSPWDIKDEENAINMRFDMPGLSKEDVKVSVEDNVLVIKGEHRKEESGDQDSWSGTSLSAYNTHLTLPDNCDKDQIKAELKNGVLYISIPKIKVERKVVDVQVQ, encoded by the exons atggctTCTTCAACATTGTCATGGGCTGGTGTCCCTTTGGTGTCAAGAAAAGGCACTGCTTCAACTAATAAATCAATGGTTCCTTGCTCAGTCAGCTTCCCACGGAGATGTCTGAACATCGGTACCGGTAGGCGGTCGCCGGTGTCGGTAGTGAGAGCGGAACAAAGTGGTGAGAATAAGGAGACCTCTGTGGATGTTCATGTCAATCAAGGTCACCAACAAGGTGGTAGTAGTACCGCAGTTGAAATGAAACCTCGAAGAAACCTGGCTGTCGATATGTCACCTTTTG GTTTACTAGATCCATTGTCTCCAATGAGGACAATGCGTCAAATGCTGAACACAATGGACAGGCTATTTGAGGATGCAATGACATATCCTGTAAGAACCAGGACAGTAGGAGGCTTAGGAGGAGGAGAATTACGCTCTCCGTGGGACATCAAAGACGAAGAAAATGCGATCAACATGAGGTTCGACATGCCTGGACTGTCCAAGGAAGATGTCAAGGTCTCTGTTGAAGATAATGTTCTTGTCATAAAAGGAGAACACAGAAAGGAAGAAAGTGGAGATCAAGATTCGTGGTCCGGTACGAGTTTGAGCGCGTACAATACGCATCTTACGCTTCCTGATAACTGCGACAAGGATCAAATTAAAGCGGAGTTGAAGAATGGAGTTCTGTATATTTCCATCCCTAAAATTAAAGTGGAACGTAAGGTGGTTGATGTTCAAGTTCAgtaa